The stretch of DNA TCGACCGCGCCCTGGCCTACTAGCGCGCCTGCCGTACCGCGCCAGACAAGCCGCACGAGCCCCACAGAGCCGACACCGCTCACTGAGCTGATTCCAGGAGAGACCGCAATCGTGGCTGAGCTGAAGCAATTCAAACTTCCCGACGTAGGGGAAGGGTTGACCGAGGCCGACATCCTGCGCTGGGACGTCAAGGTCGGCGATCCGGTGGTCGTCAACCAGGTGCTGGTCGAGGTCGAGACCGCCAAGGCAGCGGTGGAGCTGCCCTCGCCCTATGCCGGCGTGGTGCACGAGATCCACTTTGAAGAGGGCGTCACCGTCGATGTCGGCCAGCCGATCATCACTCTCAAGGTGGGCAGCGGAGAGCTGACCGGCGGGCCGGCCGGCAGCAGCCAGCCGCCTCCGGCCGTCCCCGAGACTCCAGTCGGTGGAGGCGCTGAGGACCTGATTCCGACGCCGCCACCGGACGGCGGTGTCGACGGCACCGCCTCCAACGGCGCAGGCGCCGCAGCCGGCGGTGAGCGGCAGGCCGTGCTGGTGGGCTACGGCGTCTCCGGTGAGCGCGGCCGGCGGCGCAAGCGCGAGCAGCCTTCGGCCGCGGTGCCGGCGCCCACAGCCAACGAGGCGTTCAACCTGACTCCGGGCACGGGCGCGGCGACCGCCGTCCTCAGCCCGCACCGCGGGGTGCTGGCCAAGCCGCCGGTCCGCAAGCTCGCCAAGACCTTGGGCGTCGACCTCGGCGCCGTGGTGGCGACCGGCCCGAACGGCACCATCACGCGCGCCGACGTCGAGCAGGCCGTCAGCACCCCCGTCGCGGCCATCGCCGTGCCGGCCCGCGACGCTGAGACCCGCATCCCGATCAAGGGTGTGCGCAAGCACACCGCCGCCGCGATGGTCGCCTCCGCGTTCACCGCGCCGCACGTCACCGAGTTCGTCACCGTCGACGTCAGCGAGATGATGGACCTGCGCAAGCGGATCGGCGCCCGGCCCGAGTTCGCCGGCGTCAAGGTCTCGCCGCTGCTGTTCGTCGCCCGAGCGGTGCTGTGGGCCGCCAAGCGAACTCCGATCATCAACTCCACCTGGGACGAGGCAGCCGGGGAGATCGTGATCAAGCACTACGTCAATCTGGGCATCGCGGCGGCCACCGAGCGGGGCCTGATCGTGCCCAACATCAAGGGCGCGGAGTCGATGTCACTGCTGGAGCTGGCTCAGGCGATGGGCACGCTCACCGACACCGCCCGGGCCGGCAAGACCTCACCGGCCGACATGAGCGGCGGCACCTTCACCATCACCAACATCGGGGTGTTCGGCATAGACACCGGCACTCCGATCCTGAACCCCGGCGAGGCCGCGATCCTGGCCTTCGGCGCGATCCGCCGGCAGCCGTGGGTGGTGGGCGCCGGAGACGACGAGCGCATCGAG from Jatrophihabitans sp. encodes:
- a CDS encoding dihydrolipoamide acetyltransferase family protein encodes the protein MAELKQFKLPDVGEGLTEADILRWDVKVGDPVVVNQVLVEVETAKAAVELPSPYAGVVHEIHFEEGVTVDVGQPIITLKVGSGELTGGPAGSSQPPPAVPETPVGGGAEDLIPTPPPDGGVDGTASNGAGAAAGGERQAVLVGYGVSGERGRRRKREQPSAAVPAPTANEAFNLTPGTGAATAVLSPHRGVLAKPPVRKLAKTLGVDLGAVVATGPNGTITRADVEQAVSTPVAAIAVPARDAETRIPIKGVRKHTAAAMVASAFTAPHVTEFVTVDVSEMMDLRKRIGARPEFAGVKVSPLLFVARAVLWAAKRTPIINSTWDEAAGEIVIKHYVNLGIAAATERGLIVPNIKGAESMSLLELAQAMGTLTDTARAGKTSPADMSGGTFTITNIGVFGIDTGTPILNPGEAAILAFGAIRRQPWVVGAGDDERIEPRWVTQLAISFDHRSVDGQQGSQFLADVAAVLRDPGLALL